From the endosymbiont of Bathymodiolus septemdierum str. Myojin knoll genome, one window contains:
- the gyrA gene encoding DNA gyrase subunit A yields MSENTENPEIFEPNFPIVTIENEMRDSYLEYAMSVIVGRALPDVRDGLKPVHRRVLYAMSVLGNDYNKAYKKSARIVGDVIGKYHPHGDTAVYDTIVRMAQPFSMRSILIDGQGNFGSVDGDRAAAMRYTEIRMSKLSHELLRDLDKKTVDFIDNYDGSESEPSVLPTRIPTLLVNGSSGIAVGMATNIPPHNLGESINACLKVIDNENVTLDELLEVMPGPDFPTAGIINGASGIRQAYETGKGKIYLRSVSHVEGEDKQSIVVTELPYQVNKAKLIGKIAELVKEKRIDGITGLRDESDKDGMRMVIELRRGEVPEVMLNNLYKLTEMQTVFGINMVAIDKGMPKLMTLKGVLDAFIAHRRDVVTRRSIFELNKARNRAHILEGLSVALSNIDEIINLVKAAPSPTDAREQLMAKTWEGSVIKDLIGDRDMALFKPEELPADLGLQTSGEYQLSLKQAQAILDLKLHRLTGLEKDKIFDEFNELLEVIKYLLDILQTPEKLMQVIREELIEVRDNFANDRMTEILENKIDLTLEDLIAQEERVVTLSHGGYVKAQSLSDYQAQRRGGKGKAATKMKDEDFVDQLFVANSHDTVLCFSSTGKVHWLKVYELPMASRTARGKPIVNLLPLEKEEVINAILPVSEFTNDQFVFMVTSSGTCKKTSLTNFSRPRRGGIIAIELRDGDKLVGVEITSGENDIMLFSANGKSIRFKEADVRAVGRTAIGVRGMKLKDDEIVSAIVTDSDSPILTATEKGYGKRTNLDEYRAQARGGSGVISIKTSDRNGKVVGAIQVTDEDEMMLISNKGTLVRTRAADVSIIGRNTQGVTLINIAKNEKLVSVAKIAETEGDDEALEERDEQ; encoded by the coding sequence ATGTCTGAGAACACTGAAAATCCTGAAATTTTTGAACCTAATTTCCCTATAGTTACTATTGAAAATGAGATGCGTGATTCCTATTTGGAATACGCAATGAGTGTCATCGTTGGTCGCGCCTTGCCAGATGTTCGAGATGGGCTTAAACCCGTGCATCGTCGTGTTTTGTATGCGATGAGCGTACTTGGCAACGACTATAACAAAGCTTACAAGAAATCAGCCCGTATTGTCGGTGATGTGATTGGTAAATACCATCCACATGGTGACACGGCCGTGTATGACACGATTGTCCGTATGGCACAACCGTTCTCAATGCGCAGTATTTTGATTGATGGTCAGGGTAACTTTGGTTCTGTTGACGGCGACCGTGCGGCGGCAATGCGTTATACAGAAATTCGAATGTCCAAACTTTCACACGAATTATTACGCGATTTAGATAAGAAAACTGTTGATTTTATTGACAACTATGATGGTTCAGAATCAGAGCCAAGTGTACTCCCAACCCGTATTCCAACTTTATTGGTGAATGGTTCATCGGGTATTGCGGTAGGTATGGCGACCAATATCCCGCCACACAATTTAGGCGAGTCAATTAACGCCTGTTTGAAAGTCATTGACAATGAAAATGTTACCCTTGATGAATTGTTAGAAGTTATGCCAGGGCCAGATTTTCCGACGGCAGGTATTATCAATGGTGCATCAGGTATTCGTCAAGCGTATGAGACAGGCAAGGGCAAGATTTATTTGCGTTCGGTTTCTCATGTTGAAGGCGAAGATAAGCAAAGTATTGTTGTTACCGAACTCCCTTATCAAGTGAATAAAGCCAAGTTGATTGGTAAGATTGCAGAATTGGTTAAAGAGAAGAGGATTGATGGTATTACCGGTTTGAGAGATGAATCTGATAAAGACGGTATGCGTATGGTGATTGAATTGCGTCGTGGCGAAGTGCCTGAAGTGATGCTTAATAATCTTTATAAATTGACCGAAATGCAAACGGTTTTTGGTATTAATATGGTTGCAATTGACAAGGGTATGCCGAAGTTAATGACCCTCAAAGGGGTTTTAGATGCCTTTATTGCCCATCGTCGTGATGTGGTTACCCGTCGTTCTATTTTTGAGTTGAATAAAGCCAGAAATCGTGCGCATATCTTAGAAGGTTTATCCGTTGCACTCAGCAATATTGATGAGATTATCAATTTAGTCAAAGCTGCACCAAGCCCAACCGATGCAAGAGAGCAATTAATGGCAAAAACTTGGGAAGGCAGCGTTATTAAGGATTTAATTGGCGATCGCGATATGGCATTATTTAAGCCAGAAGAATTGCCAGCGGATTTGGGTTTGCAGACCAGTGGCGAATATCAATTGTCATTAAAACAAGCGCAAGCGATTCTTGATTTAAAATTGCATCGTTTAACTGGGTTAGAAAAAGACAAAATTTTTGATGAATTTAACGAATTATTAGAAGTAATCAAATATTTATTGGACATTTTACAAACCCCTGAAAAGTTAATGCAAGTGATTCGTGAAGAGTTAATTGAAGTGCGTGATAATTTTGCTAATGACAGAATGACTGAAATCTTAGAAAATAAGATTGATCTGACTTTGGAAGACTTAATTGCACAAGAAGAACGCGTGGTTACTTTGTCACACGGCGGTTATGTGAAAGCACAATCGCTCAGCGACTATCAAGCACAACGACGCGGTGGCAAAGGTAAAGCGGCAACAAAGATGAAGGACGAAGATTTTGTTGATCAATTGTTCGTTGCCAATTCTCACGACACCGTACTGTGTTTTTCATCAACGGGCAAGGTGCATTGGCTCAAAGTATATGAATTGCCAATGGCATCTCGCACCGCACGAGGCAAGCCGATTGTTAATTTATTACCATTGGAAAAAGAAGAAGTTATTAATGCTATCTTGCCAGTGTCTGAATTTACCAACGACCAATTTGTGTTTATGGTGACCAGTAGTGGTACTTGTAAGAAGACATCGCTAACTAATTTCTCTCGTCCTCGACGCGGCGGTATTATTGCCATTGAACTCAGAGATGGCGATAAATTAGTGGGTGTTGAAATTACCTCGGGTGAAAATGACATTATGCTGTTCTCAGCAAATGGTAAATCTATCCGCTTCAAAGAGGCCGATGTGCGCGCTGTGGGTAGGACTGCCATTGGTGTGCGTGGCATGAAGTTGAAAGATGATGAAATCGTCTCAGCCATTGTTACCGATAGCGATAGCCCAATCTTGACTGCCACCGAAAAAGGCTATGGTAAGCGCACCAATCTTGACGAATACCGCGCCCAAGCGCGAGGCGGATCAGGGGTGATTTCTATCAAGACTTCTGATCGTAACGGTAAAGTTGTTGGTGCTATCCAAGTGACTGATGAAGATGAAATGATGTTGATTTCTAACAAAGGCACCTTGGTGAGAACACGCGCTGCAGATGTCTCTATCATTGGTCGCAATACACAAGGCGTAACACTAATTAATATCGCTAAAAATGAGAAACTGGTATCTGTGGCTAAGATTGCCGAAACTGAAGGCGACGATGAAGCACTTGAAGAAAGAGATGAACAATAA
- a CDS encoding 3-deoxy-7-phosphoheptulonate synthase: MLKKILKKISNIRITKAESITPPMVYIKRHEVKKPESDFIVEARQTIADIMKGKDKRLLVVVGPCSIHDTTAAIEYAEKLAKLRNELKDDLFIVMRVYFEKPRTTVGWKGLIYDPDLDNSNHMEKGFDLARKLLLDLAKLRLPTATEYLDLITPQYISDLISWGAIGARTTESQTHRELASGLSCPVGFKNGTDGGVQVAIDAVTSASSSHMFWSINKKGLINRYTTSGNPNCHVILRGGKSATNFDSKSVKVAAQQLAVANLPQQLMVDFSHANSEKKFKNQIKVGDDIAKQISEGSKQISGVMIESHLNEGNQSVGPLKSLKYGVSITDACIDWNDTEKLLRTLSNAVQKRNR, encoded by the coding sequence ATGCTAAAAAAAATATTAAAAAAAATCAGCAATATTCGCATCACTAAGGCGGAATCAATTACCCCGCCAATGGTGTATATTAAGCGACATGAAGTAAAAAAGCCTGAATCTGATTTTATTGTTGAAGCGCGACAAACGATTGCCGATATTATGAAAGGCAAAGATAAGCGCCTGCTTGTTGTTGTTGGACCTTGTTCTATTCACGATACCACAGCAGCGATAGAATACGCTGAGAAATTGGCGAAACTCAGAAATGAACTCAAAGACGATTTATTTATTGTAATGCGCGTGTATTTTGAAAAGCCACGCACCACGGTTGGCTGGAAAGGGTTGATTTATGACCCTGACCTAGATAACAGCAATCACATGGAAAAAGGCTTTGATTTGGCGCGTAAATTGTTACTAGATTTAGCAAAATTACGCCTACCAACAGCGACTGAGTATTTAGACTTGATTACCCCTCAATACATCTCTGATTTGATTTCTTGGGGTGCCATTGGTGCACGCACCACAGAAAGCCAAACACACCGTGAATTGGCATCGGGCTTATCTTGTCCTGTTGGTTTTAAAAATGGCACAGATGGTGGCGTTCAGGTGGCTATTGATGCAGTGACTTCTGCCAGTAGTTCGCATATGTTTTGGTCGATTAATAAAAAAGGTTTGATTAATCGTTATACCACTTCTGGTAATCCGAATTGTCATGTTATTTTGCGTGGCGGTAAGAGCGCCACAAACTTTGACAGTAAGAGTGTCAAAGTGGCAGCTCAACAATTGGCAGTCGCAAATTTACCACAGCAATTGATGGTTGATTTTTCACATGCAAATAGCGAAAAGAAATTTAAAAATCAAATCAAAGTTGGCGACGACATTGCCAAGCAAATTAGTGAAGGCTCTAAGCAGATTTCAGGGGTGATGATTGAATCCCACTTAAATGAAGGCAATCAGTCAGTTGGACCTTTAAAATCACTCAAATATGGCGTCAGTATTACCGATGCTTGTATTGATTGGAATGACACTGAAAAATTACTCAGAACACTGTCGAACGCAGTCCAGAAAAGAAATAGATAA